The nucleotide window TTGTGATTATTGCTCTATGCTTGCATTCTATATTGCTGTCAAATTACGTTTAAAACGGACTTCTTAGAGCgcagtaaaatttaatattaaaaatGGAAGATCTACAGTTGCGTTTCACGTAGTCGTTAAGACCTTAAACCTGCAAATTCCACATTGTCGATTGGCTGACTAAGTCAAACACTGCTGCTGAATTGCgtgcgcacgtgcagcacgattatcttTCCtcgtttaaccaatcagatcctCATTTTCTGACGCTGTCTTTACCGTTGCCCCTGCTTAAACTCCCTCGTACTTATCATACAACGCTAGGATTAGAATACGCGTGACCGTACTCTCCCAACTGCACGGGGGTAGGGTCCTGCTACGCGTAGGCTACAGTACGATACCGCTATAATTATACGCCTTTGTAGTATCACAGCGCGGCCCATCGTCCGCATATCAAATTCGACTGAAAAATGCCAATCGAGACGGTAACACTGGCCAATCCTTTTCGGTAAAAATGCGATAAAAGTAAGTTTCAACAGAGGCAATTCAAAGTCAGACACTGGTATTTGGGTAAAGAATTCAGCGAGCCTTTGATACCAAACAAGTGGATGGGGTTCAAATTacttaaataaagaaacaaagaatatagagcgcttttcaaatgactgtcgcaaAACCAAACCCAAAGCAATTACtacgaccaatcacaacaggagcagacagcgcgatgaaccaatcacaattcctagcaattacctgtaactcgctcaaagcgcgggaaaaatcacgcgtacatggtgcgattggttttgcttctcgttggtggaaaaactggcgcgagtcttgtgagccaatcactaaacgtagcgatcgcaatcacgtaattactttcgactgtcaattgaaaattgctctaaaaCAATGTTTTCGAGAGTTAACCCTTCGTCTGAGAGAAGACAAATGGCCAACAATCAAAATGTCTCTTCTTCAGCTGCGCAACACCGTACTTTTCGTGGACACAAACCCTGCTTTGTTTACAGGATTTAACGTTTGGGAAAGCAGTTTTCAGTAAGCGAAAAACGTTCATAACTTCACATTTATTTCTTGAATTAAATCTGACCGGCTGTAATGACTGAAACGTTGGTAAGCATAAGAAAagaatgtttgaaaaaaaaaaacaaatttcagtTCTCCCTCCACcgaatcaaaaaataaaaaacgatATTACACAATTAAACTTTTCATAATCTTAAGTTTGAGATTTAGTTATAAAGCTATCGCAATCAAGCGACAAATAACactcttgaaaaaaaattctagcATGGCCAGTTTGTTGCGGAGCAACGATTTCACTCGCGCTGCTGTTCACAATTGTAAGAACCCCCCATGTACCAGAAAAATTTCCCGTGGAAAACTGGTCCGCGTTATAAAGCTGGGTTTTGAAGGGTTATaggagagcttaagcaagcgacgtttttgaacGGACGgaaacatttcgcacgccaggacagcgGGGCTCTCCTGGATTTTCCAACGAATCGTCTCTACTCGAGAACAGGTACTTCACAATACAAATGTGGTAGTGAGAAGACAAGTTAAAAAGGCAAACAGCTTACTTCCGGTCGTCTTCCGTGGCTAAAAAACAGTTTACTGATAGGGAGCTTCCGCAGGCTTCGGCAACCGGGAGTGAGCTGTTTTCCAATTTAACTTCTCATTACCGTATTTATATGGTCAAGTGTCTTTTCACTAACAGAGACCATCAGTTTGAAAGCCTGGGAGAGATcactgcaaaatgttcactttcgttaccgtccgtggctcaaaaacgacGCTTGCATAAGCTCTCCATTTATTTTCAAAGACCAAGGAGCGAGAGAATCGGAAGCGCCGATAACCAACCCTGATTTCAATGTATACtcggggggtgggggggggggggaatttgGCCATTTACAAACCTGTAATGATCACCCGGTGGCCTTGTCACGTCCATTCGTCTATTGGACGGTGCAACCTGCCGCATCTGCCCTTCCCGCCATTTCTCTATTCTGTCTCCTCTGCCATACTCAATGCGATGTTTTCTTTCCTTAACGTCCTTGAAACTGCGTTTCAAAGTGGATTCCTTTGGCGGAGTTCGCGGCCCTTTGTCTGCGGCGGGTTTTGGTTTCACAGGGCTTTTAGTAACTGGTGTGGGCGATTTGGATATTGATTTATTGGATTCAGATCCCGATTCGGATTCTGAGGAGTCGTGCGAGGCTTGCTTTGGCGATCTCTCCTCCCCTCCCTCGTTTTCTTTCACCTCTGCTGTTACACTTTTGCTGCTCGATGAGCTGGAATGCTCACTCGCCGATGAAGCTGAACCTGATCGGGAACGAGACTTGGATCGCGAACCAGACCGTGACCGTGATGGAGACCTGGAAGGCGTTTGCGATACTGAGCGTGACCGAGAACGGGAAGCGGAGTGCGAGGAGGAGCGTGACTCGGATCCTGAACGTGAACGTGACCGTGAAGACCGTGACGAATCCGAGGAGGACGAGGATGATCGACTTCTCGAACTAGCTGAAGACACAGAATGTCGTTTGGGAGAGGTTGTTCTTTGCCATGGATCCATCCACTCATCATTCGGTAACCTCGAGCTTGAAATACCGAGTacctttgtttttaatttgtccTTTTCTAAAGCTGCACTGTCATTTAAATCCATTTTGCTATCTGTTTCTGTGGTGGGtttaatatcattattttcgGTTTTTTCCGGTACTTTCAACTTTCCTGTATCATCCGGCTCCAATTTCCTTTGCTCTGCTCTTTCTTGTCGCTGTTGTTTCACTTCTGTATCAACTTGTTCCTTCTCCTTGGTGCTTTTCTCCTCCGCGACTTCACtctcttttttcccttgttGCGTCGGTTGTTTCTCTTCTATAGTGTCTTGATCTTTTTCCTTCTGTTTCTTGACCTTTTCCTCCCGTTTTACATCTGGCTCCTTGTTCACTGGTTTACTGATCTGCTCCTTGTCACGGTCTCTTGTCGTATCCTTGCTCTTTGCCTTTGGTCTTTCCTTGTCCCCAGTTCTTCGCCTATTCCTCCTTTCTCTAAGGACACAAAATTTGTACAGCCATGAAGTGTCATTCAAAGGGATTAACCGTGACCGAGTTGCTCGAGGCACGGTTAGAGCTAACCAATGTTAACTACCATGGAAACATATGGGTTTCCGACGATACCTCCTAACCTATGATTAGCCCTAACCATGCAACGAGCAACCGGCGCCAGGTTAGCAATCTTTTGTAGCGAAGGTGGCAGAGAAATCAGTTTTTCCAATGTAACTGATAGACTTTCGCAGACAAGTCACACGTGCACAACGTAAACgaggttttttgtttattttccacGCTCAACaaaaacgtcaattttttccCAGCTCACATAATGTACCTACGGTCAAGCAACTTATTTCCTCAACGTTAGTTTATTTGTACGTTTGGAGAAAACAAGTTTGCCAAAATACTGGATTTTCGAACTCACGGTGACATTGTATGTAAAGAAAGTTTAACTTTACCTTTCAGGTGAAGAAGATGGTGTTCGATTTCCTCTTCGTTTTCGCCTGTCACGATCCTTAATCGGACAAAGacaagagagagaaagagaaagctCTTACCGGGAAAGATATTATCGTATCAAAACAAATCCCAGGGGCACAATTTCACGAAGCGAGAAATGAACTATGACAAGttcataatttttaaaattgttacCTGCtttgagagagagaaaaaaattgaatggcAACAGCTTGAAGGGTAAATAGCGAAAAAGGATTAAGTTGTCTTAAAATCTTCAGTTAAAATTTCTCGATCTTGCTCAAGGTTAGTAGCTGCGCGACATAACAAATCTTAGCGAGTGATAGAAAGAGCGGACGAACTGCACGTGAACGCACTAGGCTTGGAGAACACGGGGAGGCGACACGACGCCGGGGGCGGGGGAAGGCGCCGAGAATAACGCCACTCTATTTCTTGTCGAATTGAATGACTAATCGCATGACAAACGGGTCTATAGCTCAAATTTCCTCGCGACAAACAGCCTGCAAATTATGATTTATGCAAGAATCGATACGACAGTGATTCGTGTATTGAGTCTGACCTTGAACTGCACGGGTGATGTCGGCCGCTTGTCTCTCCATCGTGACACAATATCCCCTCCCCGACGGTACCTGGATTCATCCTCATCAAAAATTAGATCTTTCTCCAGCCTGGAACGCATCAGCTCACGTCGTCGAGCCaagttttctttgtcattttcatCGTCATTATCGTCAACCGTGATGCCGAGTATCATACGCTTCTCCTCGAAATCAGCGTCTTCCTCTTTACGCTTCTGTGCCGCTTTTTTTATCTGGGGAAGACACGGAGCCGTTAGGTGCGCaacttgtttatttctttacaaGGGGAAAGGGCTAGCGCGGTGACGAGAATACTCGCCTTCCACCAGTGTGACCCGGGTTCGGTATCATAACAGCCATGCTTTGGCGATATTAGAGAGCTtcagcaagcgacgtttttgagccacggacagcAACCGGAagctgttttcttatttaactgGTTTTCACACTACCTCATTTATATCTTTAAGTATATTTTCACTGGTAGGGAACCGGCCTGACTATAATAACAGCATGATGGCACAGGATTCACCCTTGCAGAGACACAGTGGCATTACTTATACTAATAACGAATACGTCTCGGTAACGAcgacaacaacagcaataataataagctATTTTAAAACAGGATTTTTTTTACGATTCTCGGCACTGTTACTTGATGAAAAAATGTGCCACACTACCATTAACAAACTGTATTCATTGTCAAACTGTACCAAACTTCACtcaatttttgtgttttcagtctgtaaaaaaaaaaaagaaaacaaaaaaaaaaaaagataacacaCAAAAAGGAACAGTGTTACGAGATTCTTACTTCTTTTGCTAATTTCAATCCTCTTTCCCAAGCTGTCTCTTTCTTGGGCACCAATGGGGGATCAGGTATGGCCATTTCCTCCTGAAATAATGAGGAAATAAGAAACAAGTAAGTGGTAAATGCAACATTCGTAGCcttcacttgccttttgtaGGCATTTTACCTTAACCTCTGACCTGCTCATATCCAATACTCCTATTTTTCCAGTAGAAAGCAAGGCACTTACTATTATTCAAAATTCAATCTTGGTGAATTTGGTTCATTTGACCCTTGTACCCAATGCACAACGtgttaggaaaaaaaataatggtgTATTCAATGGAAATTTCTTCGCAAAATTTTTTGTGGGTGGCTCATTCATAGCAGGGATCTTTTTTGCTAAAATAACTTAATTTCTAGAGAGGTGTTACCTGTTGATCGTGCTCAATAAAGGGTGGCATTGTACTGGCTTGGACGATGGCTTCAGTTGGGACTGGAGAAGAAATTGCTGGTGGTTTGGGAAATGGACTAGGATATTGACCAGGAACGGGTAGCATCTGATATGCACCTGTCAGATAATCACAAAATCACAGCTCAGATAATATCATCACAATCTGTGGCATTCAGTGGTACAGTTCATTTTGAAGATAGTTCTCATAACACTAAATACTACTTTATCTGCTTGAGGGGGTGGTTAAGATTTATAGAGAGAAGCATTTTCCAATAATACAATGATCACAAATCTTTCAAATACCGTCTTACAAACAGGAAATTGTGACTGCCTTTTTTCCTTAATTTCTGGTTGCTTAGTTTAACAAAAGCAATACTTGCTGCAAATTTCTTCAAACTTTTCTTGTACAGTGATGTGCTTATCAACTTTTTAATTCTAATTTTTACAAGGCAATTTTCATGGCAATTACTCTCTTTCTTTAAGTGTCATAATAAGCTTACAAAAAGATCATTTCTGTAGAAAATTCTGTCAAATCTAAAAAAGACTTGAGGACACTAGAATAGTAAGCCAAGACCACTTGACCTGGACTTGTGAATTCTAAAGTTCATTTTAAATTCTGTTTGCTTACTTGAATAGCATGGATTCAAAAGATAACTGATTAACAGTTGACAGCCCTCCATGTTGCTTTTCATACCTTTGTCATTATGACCTGGATGAAGAAACCGGCAAGACATTCCCCAGGTGCACCCTCCTGGAAAACAAGTAGTTGGGTTATTTTTTGACATCATCTTACAGTGTACTTTCAGTGGTACTCTCACACTGTCGTACACTGGTCACCACCTCAAGTTAGTCTTGCCGCTTGATGCTGCACAGCATCTACcagcatcaaaacaaaactcGTTATAATGACTTAATAAAATTTTCTCAAAACCTATGCCAATACTTATTCAGAGTTTAGATGCAAACTCTCATAGTAAGGCAGTACCATATACAATAGTTAGGTAGTACCATATACAGTAGTTGACTATGGCACACAAATATTTCCACAATAATTACAAGGATAGCTAGCTGAGAGCAGTGACCTGCAGCCTCAagttaagaaaacaaattaataagaCGATCCAtttcaaaatattcaattttaaCATATTACTAAGGTAACATGTGTTGGCTATTCTTAACCCCTTAGCAGTATTGCCAGTGGGAAAGAAGGCCTTCCATTTGTGTGGGCCAAGACATCAATCATACTAAGTTTACATTTAGCAACAGTTCAATGTATGGTCACCTTTGCACACATTCATTCAGTTTAATGCAGTATAAACTGTCTGTTTCACATTTTTATTGTACACACAAAACTTTGTATGGAATCTAAGCTTTATGGTGAAAGAATGCCTGCATGAAGAGAAAACACATAACCTACCATACATGAAATATCTGCAGACTTTCTTCCTCAATGATGACACTCCTAAAGAAGCATAATTCATTATGAATCATTTTCTCTGAGACAAGTCATAAAAGAGACATAGGGGAAACCTTGAATCATTCAATAAAAGGCCTACCACATAACAAACTAAGGGTGCATTCAATTGaccctattctggaataagaataaacagaATAGCCtctagatttttctttggagtgaAATGCAGAACAATTTCTCAACAACATTTTGTTGGGAAACAATGCTGCAAATCTTCTTTGTATTCcgataacatcaaaattctcgtaaACGTGACTTTTAGACGTAAACCTTCgcattcttattccggaataaggtcaACCGAACGCACCCTAATTTGCATGTATGCCAAGGCCTCAAAACCAGCTATTTGTAATTAACtataaaataatagttattacttAAATTATGTGTATTTGTGACTATATATAATAAGTACATACGCAATTACCCTATGCTGTTATGCAGTGCTGGTATATACAGGAAATTACTGACATCAGACACTAACAATTTTTTGGctactttttttaattcttttgtcATTATGGCTGGAATTGGAATGTGGCATGTTTGCATCACAGCATAATACCAAATTTATTGCCTCGTTCTCACCTGAGGAATCTCCTTCTTCAATAACTTCTCCCTCTTCTGGGCCATCAGCCtaatgaaaatgaatttgaaaTAAGTCACCATAAACTGCAGTCATTTCAGCTTTAGTAGAAGtttgaaacaataaaaacaaccgaaaaaaaaactgaggacGCAAAATGATGGCAAGGTTACCTCATCTGGTATGTTGCGCTTCTCTTCAAGTTTTACATCTGTAACAGCCTAGAGTAAAAAACATCATTCTGTTTATTACACCATGAGGCCACAAGAATGCAGTAAgtcattacaataatatttcATAATAATACAATCACAGACAGacgtaataattattaataactcAAGtaatacaatattattattcaacatcatcgtcatcatcaagCAAAACCATTAATGTTGAcattgatttgcataaaagtagAGGTCTTCAGTTAACCCTGTTGACTGGTGCCATTatgtgataaaaaaaacaatctgGAAATCTTTTCCTGGCCCCAGTGGATAACCCTTAAGATATTAAATAACTAAATCAATTCTAAGAGCAATGACTTTATTATCTAATGGATGAATATTTCCCTAGCAGATAGCACTACTCAACATTAGAACACCAGGGACCTGTTCAGCTTCCAAAAGAATGGTTTTCATTTCTCAATGGGTAAAAGTTTAAGTCAAACCAAGAAGGAAGTCACTCAAAGTTAAAATTTGTATCCACATGCAGGCATCAATATCCTCTATTTTTGTGCGGTCCTAGATTTAGGAATGTCCATTATTATTCAGGTCACTCACAACCTCACAGCTGTACTGTATGTTTACTATGAGTAATTACATCTAATTAAATCATTACCAAACAAACAATGGAAATGGAAGTAAGTACTGCACAACACTGAGCATAGAGAATGTCTTGTGATGCTGTCACTTGAGTCACCTCATGTGAGAAATGACTTGAGCACATGACCACATGAGCCTAAAGCCAGATTCAATGTACTAGACTAGTATTTGCATTGTGCATATAAGTTCAACACGACAGACAGCAAGATGAAGATCACCAAAGACTTTGGGGAGGGAAGGGTGCTCATCTAAAACCTGAACACAAACCTCTGCAATTATTGAAGAGGTTTGTGTTCAAGTACATGAGAGCAAGGGACATTTTTTCCCTTCCCAACACGTGCTTGcatgcagttttttttcctacaaCATTTTGTGTTTAAGAGATTGTTCTTAGTGACTACTCAGCTCTTCTCTGAAAAACATAAATGATACATCCCTTATCTTTTTACCTTATTATCTTCATCTGACAGAATTTCTCCTTCCTCACCCTCTTCCTGCTCATCATTCTCCAGTTCACCTTCTTCTTTATCACCATCATAGTCACTTTTAATCCCATTTCTATCTTGTTGTACTGCTGCAATTTCACCATCATCCTCCTCATAGTCAAGTTCaccttcttcctcttcttcaaaCACCTCAGCTTTGCTGCTGACGCTGGTTGTCAAATGAATGCTTGCAGTGGAAGTTGTCCATTCAGATTTACTACTTTTACTATCATGTACCATGTCCTGAACCCTTTCAccaatttttttatctttctcttCATTCTTTAATGCCACCCCTTCTGTATGCTCAGGTAAACTTCTATCTCCAAGAGAATTCGATGAAGAAACACTTTTATTACTGTCACTTTTTCCAGGGATATCACTTGATTGGATGTCCATTGGACCTATGATAAAAATATACAATTACGACAGTTCTCACATGTACTGAATCACCAAATAAGTATTACAGCCCAAGTTTTCCACGTGACTCAGAGTATGCCATGGTCTATGACCAGAGACCTACCCACAATGGTATTGTGATATCATTGGTTCTCTCGTAAAGTTGGTTGACAAACTCATTTACATGGACAATCTACTGTGTCatattaaatttgttttttgttcaatCAGTTTTAACTCCAATTTGTTGTAGAAACAATGACAGAAAGAAATTCTGTTGAATTCCCAAAGTAAGCAgagcaaaattaattattatgtaATTTACTGTACTTCTTTGGCTAGCCCTGAAATTTAACGCATATGATTATTTTGTCAATTTACATGACATGGCCAGCTTGAAAACTATGCTCCTGCCATTCACGTCACCTTAAGTAgtaatattttgtcttttcttttcacaaTATTTGTCTACTTTGGTAACTAACTTTTGCTTTAGTTCATTAAGCATGAATATAAAAGACTATGATACAATCCATGATGACTGCGCAAAAGCAAAGTGACCCTAGCAGATGTGTGTAGCTGCTCATCACTATTAATGAAATAACAGCAGTGCCCCTTGCACTCCTCCTGGTTGAAAAAGTTTCTTACGCAAAAGTAAAAAACTATGCAAAAGCATTGCACAATTTAGCAAAACTTGCATTGATCAGATTGTTATTTCTCCATCATTCAACCTATGagtaaagaataataataatataccaataataataataataataatggcaatTCCACAGGATAGCACATTATTACATTTTTGCTAATCTGAGTGAGTTGATTGCTTTCAGGATCAACAATAACATGAATGAGGAAATAATACTTACTTGCCCTTAGTGCAACGAGAAAATAATTGCTGATAACCATAAAGATTATAGGGGGAATCAATCAATTTTCTTACTATTCTGAAGGATAATAACATGCAAAGACGCCAGGCTTCAGAATAGGATTATCATTGAAAAGATGCCTTCCTTTGTGGCTTTACTATCAGGTCCTTAGGTCTACATTGATCACGAGATAGTAAGCAGGACTGGCAATTAATGGCATTTTCTTATTGGGTTTTGCATCATTAATTCTACGAGATCCTTCGGTGGAATTAAACAGACGATGttattgattgaaaatttacGCTGTTTTTTCCAGAAAACAACTTAATCAACTTAAGTCACCCACTCATTTGCTACAATTTGCATGAAATTATAATCCAATCTAACAAGGGTTTGATACTCTTGTACCAGTTGCTTCGAAAACAGCCTCAAAACCCAAGCTCAAATACTTACACTTAACCTAGAAAACGAACAATGACTGGACCCAACTGCCGATCTCCAAAAGTCACTCTGATTGATGATGGAACGTCAAGATGATGTAGATTTTGAGGCTGACAATGTGCGAAGGAAGACCCTGAAAATTGAGGCCAGGCACAAAATCTGTGATAAGAATGATCCCTCCTAAGAACTACACATCTTTTAGAGATACTCCAAGTGTATCAAATCAAACATAAACCAAAACAGGGCAGTAGCAATCATTCTCACGAAGGTGCAAATTCAAGTATGGCGGACGAAGTAACTAAATCTTGTTCTTTCATTGGCTTAGACAGCGCCACGTGACAGTGCAGCTTTACATGTCAGCGGCTTGGTCAACACGTGCAGGGAAACGGCAACGCGAAGAAATAAAAATCATGTGGAGAGTTTGTAAGGGCAATATCTTTGTTGGGCTGCCTTTGAGTCAAAGATCATCAAGTCTAATTCAAAGAATAAGATATTTTGTAACATGGAAAGCGCCTTGGGACGTTTCCATCCCATGTGCAGTCAACTCAAGCCGGTCGCATTTACCCTACCGGTACGTCCATGATACTCAAACCGATCAATTATTTGGGCAGTGGAAAACTGTTTACGAAGGCCCGATCGCCAAATCTGTAAAATATGTGAAACTTCTTTCCCtgacaacagcagcaacaatgcTTGTAGTTGCTCCTTTGACAATATTCTTTGGCAAGCAAGCTGCTTCTATCCCTATAAAGGTGTGTATGGTGATATTCCTCTCTGCAATGGGATGTGGTTCCACCGGTCTGCTTCATTGGGTGAGCAAACCGTATGTgcgtagaatggattttaatccAAAAGATAAACGCTTTGCCGTGGAGACACTGACCTTATTTGCCTCAACAAAAAGAGCTGAATTTTCGGTAGATGATATAATATTATATCGTGATGATCGAGCCTTCTCTACTTTTGAAGTGCGTGGAGTAAAGTATTTCCTTCACAAAGAGCTCGTGGAAGCGCAGCAGATACTGCATTTCATCGAACAGTGGCAGGCAGGGGAAAAAACATCATTACAGCAAGATTTAAAGATTCCGTGAGAGAACATGAGAATTGTCCCCCTCCTGTTAAGCACCCTTTGAGTTAGGGTACCGACAATGATAATACTTTATTCAGAACGACCAATACAGAAACGGAGGAcccagaggttatccctattACAGGGCCTCCTAACTAACTACaattaataatatttacaagtgataaaacaaattaaaaattggtactaaaaggaaaaagcatgCATatgatataaatatatatatatgtatataaaaggaaaaaaaatcttagaCAAGAAGCAGAGGATAAATCCTTCAACTAATGTTCATCCACTTTTTCAGGTTATATTTGAATGTTTTAATATTAATGTCATTTCCAAAGAGGTGGTGGAGTAAGTTGTCCCATTCCTTGATAATCCTCACGAAGAAAGAATGTTTAAAAGTGTTCACTTTTGCAGATTTCATGCGTATTTTAAATGGATTGTTGGATCTTGTATTATTGTTACAGAACTCAAAATAGTCACGACATTCTAGCCTGTTTAACTCAAATACTATCTTATAACACTCTActaaagagaaataattattctctttGACGCTCAAGTGTGCTCCAGCCCAGTAATTCGCATCTATCTTCATAAGACATTTCGCATCATTTTTGACCAAGGACAATTCTTGATGCTCTTCGTTGTATGCTTTCAATAGCCAGTTTTTCTTTGACTAGCTAGGGTGACCATACTGGGCTTGCATATTCTAATAGAGGACAGTACTGCTATGTGGTTACTCTAACTTGCTGCTACAACTTTGAAAGTTTAGTCTACTCGGTTAACAGGAAGTTACGTAGTTTGCTGTTATGGCAAGATTTCAGCACAGGTCCTTCCTTCACTATGCATGAACACTTCTTTGTCTTCAAGGAACATACGTATGACATTTTATGACCTCAACCATGTGCCAAGGGACCTATGCAAAGCCACTGCTTTCTGCTCTTGAGACTTCAGCAATTTC belongs to Acropora muricata isolate sample 2 chromosome 9, ASM3666990v1, whole genome shotgun sequence and includes:
- the LOC136929814 gene encoding zinc finger CCCH domain-containing protein 18-like isoform X1, with the protein product MDIQSSDIPGKSDSNKSVSSSNSLGDRSLPEHTEGVALKNEEKDKKIGERVQDMVHDSKSSKSEWTTSTASIHLTTSVSSKAEVFEEEEEGELDYEEDDGEIAAVQQDRNGIKSDYDGDKEEGELENDEQEEGEEGEILSDEDNKAVTDVKLEEKRNIPDEADGPEEGEVIEEGDSSGVSSLRKKVCRYFMYGGCTWGMSCRFLHPGHNDKGAYQMLPVPGQYPSPFPKPPAISSPVPTEAIVQASTMPPFIEHDQQEEMAIPDPPLVPKKETAWERGLKLAKEIKKAAQKRKEEDADFEEKRMILGITVDDNDDENDKENLARRRELMRSRLEKDLIFDEDESRYRRGGDIVSRWRDKRPTSPVQFKDRDRRKRRGNRTPSSSPERERRNRRRTGDKERPKAKSKDTTRDRDKEQISKPVNKEPDVKREEKVKKQKEKDQDTIEEKQPTQQGKKESEVAEEKSTKEKEQVDTEVKQQRQERAEQRKLEPDDTGKLKVPEKTENNDIKPTTETDSKMDLNDSAALEKDKLKTKVLGISSSRLPNDEWMDPWQRTTSPKRHSVSSASSRSRSSSSSSDSSRSSRSRSRSGSESRSSSHSASRSRSRSVSQTPSRSPSRSRSGSRSKSRSRSGSASSASEHSSSSSSKSVTAEVKENEGGEERSPKQASHDSSESESGSESNKSISKSPTPVTKSPVKPKPAADKGPRTPPKESTLKRSFKDVKERKHRIEYGRGDRIEKWREGQMRQVAPSNRRMDVTRPPGDHYSRDRGHYSRRRRTPDRRRRSRSPTRARIGDRRRPDEGRARERSSSADSMEHALARPSSPRPLRERGGMRRGSSASSSGSESASSDSGSESEEERHPVRTRRAGPEAEKVKRNIPLSSGNIRYTGHKDIKLTLNKSVPRPDRGEVKPPSHHPPPDRTEISNNEKQALAKKRPRDSSPVLDASSHGREAVSSSVSAGTSNKADRRSTDTQVDAATSGKANTANTSSRREELLRELKAVEDAIARKRARIE
- the LOC136929814 gene encoding zinc finger CCCH domain-containing protein 18-like isoform X2, yielding MDIQSSDIPGKSDSNKSVSSSNSLGDRSLPEHTEGVALKNEEKDKKIGERVQDMVHDSKSSKSEWTTSTASIHLTTSVSSKAEVFEEEEEGELDYEEDDGEIAAVQQDRNGIKSDYDGDKEEGELENDEQEEGEEGEILSDEDNKAVTDVKLEEKRNIPDEADGPEEGEVIEEGDSSGVSSLRKKVCRYFMYGGCTWGMSCRFLHPGHNDKGAYQMLPVPGQYPSPFPKPPAISSPVPTEAIVQASTMPPFIEHDQQEEMAIPDPPLVPKKETAWERGLKLAKEIKKAAQKRKEEDADFEEKRMILGITVDDNDDENDKENLARRRELMRSRLEKDLIFDEDESRYRRGGDIVSRWRDKRPTSPVQFKDRDRRKRRGNRTPSSSPERERRNRRRTGDKERPKAKSKDTTRDRDKEQISKPVNKEPDVKREEKVKKQKEKDQDTIEEKQPTQQGKKESEVAEEKSTKEKEQVDTEVKQQRQERAEQRKLEPDDTGKLKVPEKTENNDIKPTTETDSKMDLNDSAALEKDKLKTKVLGISSSRLPNDEWMDPWQRTTSPKRHSVSSASSRSRSSSSSSDSSRSSRSRSRSGSESRSSSHSASRSRSRSVSQTPSRSPSRSRSGSRSKSRSRSGSASSASEHSSSSSSKSVTAEVKENEGGEERSPKQASHDSSESESGSESNKSISKSPTPVTKSPVKPKPAADKGPRTPPKESTLKRSFKDVKERKHRIEYGRGDRIEKWREGQMRQVAPSNRRMDVTRPPGDHYRDRGHYSRRRRTPDRRRRSRSPTRARIGDRRRPDEGRARERSSSADSMEHALARPSSPRPLRERGGMRRGSSASSSGSESASSDSGSESEEERHPVRTRRAGPEAEKVKRNIPLSSGNIRYTGHKDIKLTLNKSVPRPDRGEVKPPSHHPPPDRTEISNNEKQALAKKRPRDSSPVLDASSHGREAVSSSVSAGTSNKADRRSTDTQVDAATSGKANTANTSSRREELLRELKAVEDAIARKRARIE
- the LOC136929818 gene encoding uncharacterized protein, producing MSAAWSTRAGKRQREEIKIMWRVCKGNIFVGLPLSQRSSSLIQRIRYFVTWKAPWDVSIPCAVNSSRSHLPYRYVHDTQTDQLFGQWKTVYEGPIAKSVKYVKLLSLTTAATMLVVAPLTIFFGKQAASIPIKVCMVIFLSAMGCGSTGLLHWVSKPYVRRMDFNPKDKRFAVETLTLFASTKRAEFSVDDIILYRDDRAFSTFEVRGVKYFLHKELVEAQQILHFIEQWQAGEKTSLQQDLKIP